The Pseudoliparis swirei isolate HS2019 ecotype Mariana Trench chromosome 19, NWPU_hadal_v1, whole genome shotgun sequence genomic sequence ATCGATGTCACATTTGTCTCACTGTGGATTCATTTACCTCGATAGCAACTGGGGAAGTGCATTCTTTATCCTCCTCCCCAgtcgtgtttgtgtttgcagaGGGACATAAATGCTGATTAGGGACACGTCGTCCATAGAAAGCTGAGAGGACGGCCACAGACGTCCTCGAGGGACACTCGATGGCGAGCGTGTCTCCTTCACATGCGTGAGCCGTGTGGTTCTTCAGGATGTTGTGCAGATAAACTGAAAGAAAACCATAACTTTTAAAGTTTGTTACAATACACAAGTGGAAGAATTAATGCTAAATGATGCTTATCAAAACAGAAGCTAATCTCAAACACAGTGGTTTGATGTGTTACTATCACCTTATTTTAATGAATAATTTCAGCAATAAAACAAGGGTGTTGGATTGGCTTTATTACTAACAGCTAACAGGGCAATTGTTTTCCTTCTTATCAAAGCAGAAATGACTTGTTTGCTCAGTTTTTATTACtaaataatacaacatttagAAGCCCTTCATCAAACTCaattaatactttttaaaatcctTGCAGTTTGGCCCTGGCTCTCGACTGGGTGGTGTCCCAGTCATGGGTGTAGCTCTCCACCACAATGTGTGGACTATgacaacacatacaaacatacaagaCAACAGAGCATGAAGTCTTCCCTCCCATGTGTGCGTCCCATCCCCGGCtcgctgtgttgtgtgtgtaagggaGGCAGTGTGACGCTTCAGGCAGCAAATGAGAGGCAGTACCAGGCACCCATTCACAATGAACTATTATTAGTCACCTCAGAGCCTGCAGCTACACAACAAATGGAAACCTCTGCTGATGTCAGATAGAAAGATAAACTGCTTACAATAGATTTGtctgagaaaaaaacatttaacataATTATTGTTGCAATAATTTCCTTATATTGTTGTCAAGAGTCAAAACAACTCAGCTCTAGTTTGTTTAATGCTTTTGAAGTATCTATTCTGTGAAGCTCTAAGTTCAGAGCCTCTTCAGCCGGATTCTGTTCTTTCAGCATGAGTAGCACTAACGAGTGACTTTGCAAAAATAACCGGTTAACATTCTGACTTTCTCCTAGAAAATAAATTATTGACATGAAAAAAACACTTACGAGACAAATCAAGAGCCGAATGTGCTTTGTGGATCTTCAGAGCCAAAATAAGAGAAAAGAACAAGCAGTAACTCCATGGCAGTGTCATTGTGCATATCCTGCATGACAGACCTCAGGGTTTTGTCGTAATGAGTTGGTGTGCGATTGACTGCCCTGGAGAGAGCGGTCTGTAGGTCAATGATGCCATTGTGTTTACAAGAAACAACCCCTTCCCATCCCACCCCACCACAACCCCCACCCGtggcaataaaaaagaaaaacagtcgaCTGCAGATGACATCTAAGCTCCAACGTTGCTCTCTGCGCTCGGTGTGTGCATACTTGTAGATTCAATTCCGGGGAGAAGAgaggcaatagatgtcatgtgtacagaatgaacagtgttacagagttacaacacattcaatgaatatgacagacacacataataAGTATAGgtatggaccatgatccagataACCACGATCCATGGaacagaaggaggtgaagaggaggggtATCAGCAGGGTCATAGCGGGAGGCAGGCTTACGGAGGCACggtgaaggaggcagggccaatgaGGCAGGGGCCAGGCCAGGGCCAGGGCCCGGCTGCAGCGGGGAGGAGTCAGGGTGCAGGGCCCAGTAGCCAGGACCGGCTCCAGTCTAATGGATCCTGTGAGGTGAGAAGGCACCCACTCTGAGAAAGATGTAGAATTAGTAATACTGAGCACTAATGTTGTTTGTTGAGGAATAATTACAGCACGTTTCATATTTCTGTGTATCGCCGTGTACAAGATCAAACTTGgaagttttaattttttaagtCCTGTTCAAGCTAATTATCTTACCCTACTGCTAGTCTTCATGCTAAACTAGGCTAATCCCTTCATAGTTCGAACTTCATACTTGACTCACAGACAAGAGTGTGGTATTAATCTTTAcatctaaaacatgtttttttctttatagaAATGACGTTGAATGAAGTCACATTGAGTCCTAAAGTCCAGCAGATGCTTActggcgtgcgtgtgtgtgtgtgcgtgtgtgtgtgatgactaaATCAAGACTCATACTCTTGGACTAGGTTGTCAACAGTGAGGGTCCTGTTTATGGAGATATGCCACTTGTTTCCAGGAGGTCATTTCCAGCTGCTGTGTGTCCAGTGGAGATATCTGTATCCCTTCATGAAGATTTTCCTATCTTTTTGTCTGCGGAAGAGGAAGTGAAAGGTCACTGACAAGTTTTTTTTGCAGAAACACTCAGGATATCTCTCTTGTTGAACGTCCTCTCTGTATATCCAGAATCAGTTGGCTCCAGTTTACTATAAACGCTGTGATTTCAGCCTCTGTTTCCTCTCTTACTCAACCCTGTGTGTGACCGCTGTTGTCATACCAACCAAACACTGACACCTAATCATTACAAAGTCATTCACCAGTGACTGTGACTTTATCGGCTATATAGCAACCAGTTGTGATGGTGAATCAAAATGTATATCTGAAAGGCACTGTAGTCATTTATCACGCACGCTCCAATAAACACTCCCTCCTTAGCAGAGGAGTGGATGAAATAATGGAGGCTGAGAATGCCACGTTTTAATCAGGTGCATAAGTAAGAGTGGCACTCCCACCTTACACTCCAGTAAAATTCCATTCACCTCCCATAGGGTGTGTCAATAAAGAGACTAATTATCCCTCCGTCTACTTGGAGGAGGGCTGGTACCACTGTGTGGAAAGGGAGATTAGCTTCCAGATATTTGAAAACTCTCAGGCCGTAACCTCCCTGATTTTGTAGATATTTAAAAGCAAAGAGGAGGATACACAAAAACTCTCTCTGCCACTGTTATATTTCCTGTGATGGTATAGTGCAATATCAAATCTCCAGGATTTGTTTTGAAATTCAACGTCATGGGTTTGTTTTTCTTGGCACAGAGCCACTGAAAACAAAGTACATGGAGATCCTTGtatcttattttttaaattcctagTAATGCATTGCATAATTCTGCTCATGATGCTGCTCTTATTTCTTTCGGAAATTCGACACCACAGCATGCTGATTGTCATAAATCTTCCTTTTCCCTCTTTACTGTAAGTTATAGCATTTTAGAAGAAAACATACTGAGCTGAAGCCGAACTCCCGAACTCCAGAGCAAACCACCACATTCATTCgttcttttaaaattattattcatttgtaATTACCACTTACAAAAATTGTTTATTTTCAgttgaaagaaaatataaaatgctTTTAACAGTCAAGCtaaattattgttttaatacttTCACGTCTTACTTCATGCAAAACAATCAAAAGTAACCTTCACCTCTTTCGGTTTATGCCCACCTCGATGAGGGGATTCCCTTCCCATGATGCATTACCCAAAATACCCCTGAAATATCCCGTCTTTGTTTGAAAGACCCAACTTGACCTTTCTATGGGAGTAGACAACATTACATAATTAGCAGAATATACACATTACTCAGCGGAGGTAGGATATTCAAAACCtccaagaaataataataataatataatataaataattcagACACGGCATTATAAAACATTCATTCGAAAACCAAATACAAGTTACTCTTGACATTTTACTTTTGATTTGCATTCCTGTAGCCAAAACCAACATGTTGTGCATTATTCAGTCAACCTGGTAAAAAGTTAGGCTATTTGCTGCCTTAAAATTAGATTGGGTCTATTTTCAGTTTCTCTCAGTGAGTGCTTTGTAATAAGTGCAGCCTTTCTGTGAAAAGTGTTGCTTATGATTATCATTGTTGGATTGTGTGTGGGCCCAAATGAATGATCTGAATGTGTGTTGTGAGTCACATGCCGTTATCAGTTCCTGTGTATTGCAATAAGCAGTGGAACCTATTTTAAGCTCTTAGATTCTGGCAGTGGGTTATATATGAGGGAGTACCCCGCCCATTTCTCTaggtcctccctctccccctgacTAGTGAAGTATGTTCAGAGAGATAGCCTTCAAGGAGCCCGGAGGTGTTACTTGGTCTCCTGACATCCACAGCCACAGAGACACTTGAAACCACAGGAGCACTTGTTGCTAAAAAAGTGAATTAAACTTTTTCTGGGACAACATGGCACTTCGACAGAACTCTGACAAGGAGCCAAGCATCGAGTTGTTCATTAAGGTCAGTCATTTCTTTTCAATTTCATTAAATACTTTGAAGGAGATTTTGACAGTCATGTGTGAGGGAAAGTCACTTCCACCTGATTTCACTGTCAAATGAACATATTGTGTTTGATTCAATTCCACAGGAAATATCTCTTAATGTATATGTCTTGTATCCTCTCATTTAGAGGGGACATAAACAAAGGGTTTGCTCCTCACATATCATGAGTATTGTAAAAGGGCAGCGATCTACAGATCAATCAACAGAGATCAATCATAGGGCAACTCTCTTTTTGATGGGTGCCTCTGAAGATACCTACCCCACAGATGTGTCTGTACCTCTGCTGAGGGTCACAGCACATTTTTTTACCACTGAACTCAGACAGTCAGCCTTATCATTGCACACACAGACGTAGCTGATGCAGGGGGACTGGCACCCAGCACGACCCGGCACACCCACTTTGCTGACGCACACATTCAGATATAGTCCTTgggggtggctttagctcagtggggtaagagggccgtccagcaaccgcagggttgtgggttcgatccccgctctccccattagttgcaagtcgaagtgcccttgagcaaggcactgaacccccagttgcttcccgggcgctcaCCCAGCAGCCACCACtcctaataactaaggatgggttaaatgcagagaactaatttccccttggggattaataaaagtgtatattcttcttcttattcatGTGGAGGAGTaaacaaaaagtattttttcctTATTTCTCACCTCATGATGTTAACATACAACAGGATGTCTTCATTCTGTCCATGTGTACATTGTGTTCTGGGATCTGTGCAAAGACAGTGTATCTTCTGATATATAAAACAAGGTCAAGTGACAGCGTATTAAGCTGTAGATAGTATGTTATGTACCTTTGTAGTTAAAGCACTCAACATACAGTCTCTtacaggaaatgttttttttttttttttttgagaagaGCAATAGTAATGCCATGTCTGCATATTAAATACAGCAGATGCTTAACTAAGTTGAGCATAACTACTGTAAACAAGGGGAAACAGCCTGGCTCTGTTCTAATATATAGAATAATTCATTAAAATGGTAAATCTCATTTGTTGAATCCATATAATAAATGACTATTTCTGGTAATATGGGGGTTGTCTGTAGGATGATATCTTCATCAGACGGAAACAAGACTCCAGAAAACGACTGTTGCCAGCCACGAGAAGGCCCGTGGCTTATCCTTTGTAAAAGAGCCAATTGTCATTTTCGCGTTGTTGTCGgattaaacaaacaacattGAACGTGTACTGTAGCTTTAGACATGGATTGTGCTATCTTTGGACAACTGTTTCCATTCGTAATGCTAAGCTGAGCAAAGCTGCTCTCTTTAGTCGTATTTAGCATAAAACAGTGAGaatggtatcaatcttctcatctaacttcCTGCAAGAAATCTAATCATATCCCAAAATAGCCGACTATTCCTTTGACATCAAGATGGAGGAGACAGTCGGTTTTTTTTCTGCTACAACACAATTCCTGCTTTTCCCTCCGTGGAGAAAACTGCTCAGACACACCTTTCACTTCCAAAATCACTTGTTTATCAGCAGATAAGCCGATGAGAGAAACGGTGATCCCTTCATTGGCTAAAACAGGGCATGTGTGGCCCATATggtcataaaaataaacattactttctgtatttttcAGGCTGGACATGATGGCGAGAACGTGGGGAACTGCCCCTTCTGTCAGAGGCTCTTCATGGTTCTATGGCTGAAAGGAGTCAAGTTTACAGTGACCACTGTTGATATGAGGAAGTAAGCTCCCCTCCTCTGGCAAAAACACTTCCTGAGCATCTGGTCTCAGGGACTTTCACACAGAACTCTATTAAGAAGCAAACAAGAGAGAAATTGAGAGTAGCCTAAACCCTTTCTGACTTATCAAAGGTGTGTTGCTCAGTCTGTCTGACGGAGGTTAGAGGGAGGAGTCCGTAAGACCCAGGTGTACAGAGAGCTCTGTGTCGCTGCCAAACAAACACCTTCTTTATTTGAGGCTTTATTGTGTGAATTTCTAAGTCATTACCGGTGAGCAAATAAGATCAGGAAACTTTGAAAGGATGTTGATAATTGAATGATTCAgaacgcacacgcacaacagGCCTTTTTAAACCTCTGACCACTCCCAGCGTTGTGTGTTTTCATCATTAAACCACCAGCCAAGTTAGGATCATCAATCCACAGGGCAGCATTTGGTTCTGACAGCCTCGATAACCAACGTGCTCTCGGTTTTGACGCACTTAATAACAGTCTGATTGAATGAACTGTATGAATGCATCTCATAAGTCCGATGTCTCCACATCCGtccccacctctcctccatcttttgACGTCCTCTCTCTCCAGGAAGCCAGCTGAGCTCAAAGACCTGGCCCCCGGGACCaaccctcctttcctcctctacAACGGCACCCTCAAAACAGACTTCATCAAAATTGAAGAGTTTCTTGAACAAACACTGGCCCCTCCCAGGTATTGTCACTCTTAATCATGACACAAATATGAATCAGGTGCTGGCTTATTCATGTTAAAGAAGTTGACTCCCAggtttctcctcttcccccctcccccccccgcaggTATCCTCATCTCAGCCCGCTCAACAAAGAGTCCTTTGACGTGGGTGCTGACATTTTTGCAAAGTTCTCTTCTTTCATCAAAAACAGCACCAACAACACCTGTAAGTTGGATACTGTTGTGATTCATTACATTATGTTATTCTTACATAATGGCTGTGCGATAAAAAAAGCTTGGAAAATAGATTGATTAATTTTTAATGTGTTATCGTTGGACTATTCACCAGTGGAAAGTAACTGAGTGAATACTTAGAGCTGTACTCCAGTACAATTTGGAAGTAGTTTTATTTCCAGTTTATGCTATTTTATACTTAGACTTCACTAACTTtcagagagaaataaataaatgtttacttGCAAATATGTGAGTGATAGTAAAAGATAAAACTGTATGGGTTTATTCTGCATAATGAGTATTTTAATTGTACTTCTCAAATTAAATTGTGGAAGTGATACTTTTACTCAAATAAAATATGCAATTCaatccaattcagtttattttatacaggccaaaatcacaaattacaaatgtgctcaaagggctttacagtcagtacacatacgacatccctgtcccaggacctcacatcggatcaggaacaattcccaagaaatataataaaccctttcacatggaaaaaagggaagaaaccttcaggagagcaacagaggaggatccctctccaggatggacagaatcaaaagatgtcatgtgaacagaaggaagcattacagagttactgtaaataaacacattcaatgagtatgacagagtgtatgaatagttggtaggaggcatggtccacgatccagacctccatgatccatccaAATAAATGCTCATAATGCAGAAAATAGCTCTGTATAGTATTATCTATGTATTGGATTATTGTACTTTTATTTGTGAGACATGATGCAGCATTTCATGTTGTATCTGGTTGAGGTCAAGTTGATTTGGATTTAAATTTGGTTTGGTTAGATACAAATGACTTTAAAGTCAACATACATTTTGTATCCGATAACTTTGTAAGGATGTTCAATACATGTAATGGAGTAAATGTATAAAGTAGCATAACATGGAAACACTCATGTAAAGTACAGGTACCTCAACAATGTAGTTAAATACTTCAGTAAAAGCCCTTTTACCTTACGATTCACCACACAGTTACAGAAAATCGACTCACcacgtctctgtgtctctgacccTTCAGTCCACGAGAAAAACCTGCTGCGGGAGTTCAAGCGCTTGGACAACTACCTGAAGTCACCCCTTCCTGAGGAGGTCGACCACAACTCCAGAGAAACCATCACCATCTCTAAGAGGAGGTTTCTGGATGGAGACCGCCTCACCTTAGCTGACTGCAACCTGCTGCCGAAGCTGCATGTCATCAGGGTGAGATTTCATTGTGGGGTCATTTATGGTATAGTacagtttattttgttgtttcatTGCTTTTTAATTGTCTCTAAGTGGTGGAATGTAACTAAATACTCAATTACTCTCCTCCggtaacattttttaattatatttataatatatttcactacatttcagagggaatTATTGCACTTTTTTACTCCACAAGTAATTCATTTGATAGCTATAGTCTTCATATTTTGATTATACATAAAACATATAATATTCTTATAAAATACAATGcattgttaaatatttaatcaaaCTGGACTAAACTACTAAACTGTATAAAGTAGTTAAAACTAGCTTTACCTCAACCAGCGAGAACAATTAAATGCTGCTAATAAATTGGTGCATCTGCATTACAAATATTCTAATGTGATTTATCATAATACGTCAGTCACAAGGGCCAGCTTTTGATACTAAAATATGTTGCTGAtaacatttacatgtttttactttCAGGAGTATTTTTACAGTTTATTTGAGTATTTCAATGACGTATAAATTTACTCCACAGcgttgaaaaaaaatattgtattttaatcCACTACATTTATAAGATAGTTAAAGTTACTTCACCGATTGGGATTTTAGAAACCTGTAATGACCATCACATCTGATGCATTATAGTTAAATATAGTAAACCGTATAACAAGGATTCATTTTACATTGTTGTACTTTTTCTTGAGTAGAGGATCTGAGTACTTCTTTGATCTTTAGGGATATGTTTGATCTTACTTTTAATTTGAATTCTAGGTTGCTGCCAAGAAGTACTGCGACTTTGACATTCCCGCAGAGTTCACAGGTGTGTGGGGTTACCTTCAAAACGCCGACCAGAGAGAAGAGTTCAAACAGACGTGTCCAGCCAACATTGAAATCGAGAAAACGTACTTTAACGCGGCCAACAAGAGGAAATAAAACCTTTTGGATTGTCTGTAATTATTGTCCTGTTTTCACTCAGTGTAACTGTGCATGTAAAGATGGTGATCTGCAGAAGGTGCTGCAACCTACAAGAATAAACTGTGCCAATGAATCAGACACAATTCCCCCTGAAGAAACCTTCACCTGTTGTTGCAGTAAGACTTTGTGACATGGTGAGGCACAATGTTTTATTGGTTGTATGTATTGAATGTTTATTCTGAGTCACTCACAGACAGATGGTACCTTCATGCCACGTTGAAAAGGCCACATGTgtaatttatgtttttgtttatcgTGTAAATAGATATTTTTCCAGGCTTTTTATGATCGAAACACCCTCCTTATATGATTGCTTGTGTGTGAGCAACAGCTGCAGAAACCTAATGTTTAATTTCTCTACAAACACACTTCTGTATCTGATATGATTCAATCATCTCTgtcataataataaagaatataaaattaaattttttgaaTTGACCTTGATTTGTGTGGACTTATAACACTTATCTTACAGTAAATATTATTTACCTTAAAATATCACAACCAAAAGCAAGTCACATAAATGGCTTTACTGATATTCAAGTTTATTTTCAGCCACAAAAATATATCTGTTGATCTGGTATAGACGGTGAATATACGGTAAGGTGGGAGAACGATGTGAAGTGAAGGCGCTTTTCCAAACGGGCCGTCCAGAAATCACAGCAAACGTCCGTCAGCGGCTGGGCTCTAGTTGGTGACACAGTACTTCCAGAAACATGCTATCGGGCATCAGAGAGAGCAGAAATTCAAGGAACATTTCAAGTCATATTTTTTCAATTCTAATCCacactttttacatttcttaaacTTGTTGCActtaatacaaattatataataattactTCATATTGTCACTCTGTTTCTCCATATAGGTTCCAAGGAGAGAGTGTCATatgttgtacagattgtaatgtCCTTTCAAGGAATGTGATTTGGGGCTTTATAAATTATCCTTCAACAAAAGAGCAGTTGAGTGTACTTATACTTTACTTATGGTAACAATTTACTTAATGCCTCCACTTTTAGGATTCATAAGCAGTAAACGTTTAATATACAGTTGATAACACATTCTGATGTGATCCTAAGCAGGCGTAACTGCTTGTTAGTGTATTTATCAACAATTAAAATGTTGGAAGTGGAGGCTCATGTATGACAATAAAAAACCCACAGTTGTAgtaatataatgtgtgtgtgcttgtgtttgtgtttgtgtgtgtgtgtgtgtgtgtgtgtgtctgtgtgtgtgtgtggagccatGCCTTAGTTAAACATCCTTCTGATTAGAACATAGCATTATAAGAACAACAGCTGAGACATCATAAAGAGCAGGTTTGGCGTGTTCTTGATAGTCACACACCTCTTTTGTTTGCTTTTGGTAAGTTCTGCCCCGATCTGAGAAAACCCTGAGAGCGAAACCTGTCAGCCGCTTCCAGCTTCAAGACGGCTTCTCTGAGGTCCTTGACCTAAAATCAAGAAAAAACACGCTGCTTACATGTTGGGGTGCACTTTAACTGAATCAAACTGATCACATAGCCCCTGTTTACTTTGTAATGACTTCTAGTTGATTGATGCGTATTGACTCAAGGCTTTTCTTTTGAGGCATTCATTGGTTTGGCATTTGTCCACAAGTAGCTGCACTAAATCAAAGATTCTGGAACAAGCCAATCAGAATATGACTCAAATCTAGATGATTTGTTGTCAGAGCCCACAACTTTGAAACAACCTTCCAATTAAACATTATCTGGACATTTAAATATCTACTAAGATCTTTCTGAGCCATTTCACATTTAATTTCTTCTTTTCATGTCTCAACAGTATATAGTGCTGTATCAATACTTGTTGTTAAAGTGTGCCGAGATGATCAGCCTCACCATGTTCGCAAAGTTGTCTTGCTGTGCTGAATCTGTAGCTccttaaaacaaaacataaaaatctAAAGTTACATTCTGTTGGCCATATGTGCCTGATTTATCAGCATCATTTGCGTTATTGTTACCTTTATTCCAGGACTCCATCGCTCCATTGTGCTGCATCAGTAGAGGATACAGATTATTCACCTCTCGCTGCTCCCCCTCTGCAGCGTTGGCTCCATCCTGAACCTCTGACACAAATTTCTGAATGAAATCTGTTAAAATAATACATTGTCCTCTCATCATCCTGTCATTGTGACATTAAGATCCCTGCAGCAGAATGATTTttgttatgtgtgtttttgtatttattttgtaccaTATATTCAAGAGCAGAAATGAGAAAGGACATTCAAATATTTGAGTAAAGTTAAGATAAAACCTCATCTAAAAGGACATTTATGCAGAACATGACCTTTCCATATGTTAtctgtcatcttcatctttAAGGTGCATGCCCTACCAACTGAGCTACAGACACAGTAAGACAGACATGCAGAGTAAATAGAGTTGCAAACAGTATGAACAGAGTCTTACCCGCCTGTGGCTCCAAGTCGGTATCGGGGTACAGTGGTAGAGCGTGTGTCCGTCTTGCAGAACAAATCACAGCTACGAGGTAGAACAGAGCTACAGAAATCATGGTGCCTCTATCTTGAGATGGCCTGATCTAGTCTGTAACTCTGCTTGGAGAAGAACTTCCCTTATATATCTTCAGTGGCCATCCATCACAACATGATCAATACATTATCATCACACCCAGTCTCCCTCTTAATGGTTTTGACGCGAAGGGTCAGGCGTCATAGACCCAATTTAGAGGAGCCTGTCAATTGAGCCAGAGCCTATCTCTGCTTGTACAGAGAGGCCTAACAAA encodes the following:
- the clic2 gene encoding chloride intracellular channel protein 2 translates to MALRQNSDKEPSIELFIKAGHDGENVGNCPFCQRLFMVLWLKGVKFTVTTVDMRKKPAELKDLAPGTNPPFLLYNGTLKTDFIKIEEFLEQTLAPPRYPHLSPLNKESFDVGADIFAKFSSFIKNSTNNTFHEKNLLREFKRLDNYLKSPLPEEVDHNSRETITISKRRFLDGDRLTLADCNLLPKLHVIRVAAKKYCDFDIPAEFTGVWGYLQNADQREEFKQTCPANIEIEKTYFNAANKRK
- the urp1 gene encoding urotensin-related peptide 1, with translation MISVALFYLVAVICSARRTHALPLYPDTDLEPQADFIQKFVSEVQDGANAAEGEQREVNNLYPLLMQHNGAMESWNKGATDSAQQDNFANMVKDLREAVLKLEAADRFRSQGFLRSGQNLPKANKRACFWKYCVTN